A genomic stretch from Gopherus flavomarginatus isolate rGopFla2 chromosome 3, rGopFla2.mat.asm, whole genome shotgun sequence includes:
- the LOC127048457 gene encoding zinc finger and SCAN domain-containing protein 29-like: MPPLTKRAPAWTNAELQDLISVWGEEAVQAQLCSRRRNYDTYGQISQSLMRRGHERDALQCRIKIKELRSAYCKAREGNRCSGAAPTTCRFYQELDAILGCDPTANPRSTMESSEQGEVGEVVEDSDSEGTGMEGNTPESQYTCSQELFSSQEEASQSQQLEVDGEEEAEDRARMTLTTAAGSPASRRLQNLRRNPRKSKEELIKSVMSHYNRKSRKTQEWREKTYEWRESVHEWRKSVHEWRQTESRRKEFSAKKTTKQMISLLARQTESFESLVARQTNMYHGNPQPSQSPLPCSPGFPQNNFLQQPVPYYPQLPPTPVRSPTSPDNYNSYPVHSTPIILQHSNPEVQQTLNSDQNRAYSNL; this comes from the exons ATGCCTCCActcaccaaacgagccccagcatggaccaatgcagagctgcaggacctcataagtgtttggggagaggaggctgtgcaagcacagctgtgctccagaaggagaaattatgatacctatgggcagatatcgcagtccttgatgagaaggggccatgaacgggacgcgttgcagtgcaggatcaaaataaaagagctgaggagtgcttactgcaaagctcgtgagggaaatcgctgctcaggagctgcccccacgacctgccgtttttaccaggagctggatgccatacttgggtgtgaccccactgccaatcctaggagcacgatggagagttcagagcagggagaagtgggggaggttgtagaggacagCGACAGTGAGGGTACTGGCATGGAGGGaaacaccccggagtcccagtacacatgcagccaggagctcttctcaagccaggaggaggctagccagtcacagcagctggaagttgatggtgaggaagaagctgaggatcgtgctcgga tgaccttgactactgcagccggatcaccagcctcacgtaggttgcagaacttgagacggaatcctagaaaatcaaaagaggaattgatcaaatctgttatgagccactacaacagaaaaagtaggaagacacaggaatggagagagaagacgtatgaatggagagagagtgtacatgaatggagaaagagtgtacatgaatggaggcaaacagaaagcaggagaaaggaattttctgccaaaaaaaccacaaagcagatgataagcctcctggctcgccaaactgagtctttcgagtctcttgtagccaggcagacaaatatgtaccatggtaacccacagccctcccaaagccctcttccttgttccccaggatttccacaaaacaactttctccagcagccagttccttattatccccagctgcccccaacacctgtacgatcacctaccagccctgataactataattcttaccctgttcactccacccccattattctgcagcatagtaatcctgaagtgcagcagacattgaatagtgatcaaaatagggcatattcaaacctgtga